The Microbacterium sp. LWO12-1.2 genome includes a window with the following:
- a CDS encoding 3-hydroxyacyl-CoA dehydrogenase family protein, with protein MSLPQNVGVLGGGRMGAGIAHAFLLAGARVHVVERDEDSADAARQRIEASLERSVARGAEALSLDELASALTVGTSVGDFAQAGLVVEAVPEDRELKAEALSRIEAVVAGDAVLATNTSSISITDLAGGLAFPERFLGMHFFNPVPSSTLIEVVIGAQTLSSLVDTLRGWVAELGKTAVVVRDSPGFASSRLGVMLALEAIRMLEEGVASAADIDAAMELGYRHPTGPLRTTDIVGLDVRLGIAEELERAFGERFAPPALLRRMVDDGQLGRKSGRGFYDWSDER; from the coding sequence ATGAGCCTTCCGCAGAACGTCGGAGTGCTGGGCGGGGGTCGTATGGGCGCCGGGATCGCTCACGCGTTCCTGCTCGCCGGCGCGCGGGTGCACGTCGTGGAGCGCGATGAGGATTCGGCGGATGCCGCGCGCCAGCGCATCGAGGCGAGCCTCGAACGTTCAGTCGCCCGCGGCGCTGAAGCCCTCTCGCTCGACGAACTCGCCTCCGCGCTCACGGTCGGGACCTCGGTGGGCGACTTCGCCCAGGCGGGCCTGGTGGTCGAGGCCGTGCCGGAGGATCGCGAACTCAAGGCGGAGGCGTTGTCACGCATCGAGGCGGTCGTCGCGGGCGACGCCGTGCTCGCCACGAACACCTCCTCGATCTCGATCACCGATCTCGCCGGCGGCCTCGCCTTCCCCGAGCGCTTCCTCGGCATGCATTTCTTCAACCCGGTGCCCTCATCGACGCTGATCGAGGTCGTGATCGGCGCGCAGACCCTGTCCTCCCTCGTCGACACGCTGCGCGGCTGGGTGGCCGAGCTCGGCAAGACCGCGGTCGTCGTGCGCGACTCCCCCGGCTTCGCCTCCAGCCGCCTCGGCGTGATGCTCGCGCTGGAGGCGATCCGGATGCTCGAGGAAGGCGTCGCCTCGGCCGCAGACATCGACGCGGCCATGGAGCTCGGGTACCGGCATCCGACCGGCCCGCTGCGCACCACCGACATCGTCGGGCTCGACGTACGGCTCGGCATCGCGGAGGAGTTGGAGCGCGCCTTCGGCGAGCGCTTCGCTCCGCCCGCACTGCTGCGCCGCATGGTGGACGACGGACAGCTGGGCCGCAAGAGCGGCCGAGGTTTCTACGACTGGAGTGACGAGAGATGA
- a CDS encoding enoyl-CoA hydratase/isomerase family protein yields the protein MPDARGIEKQAVRVEEQYDRVIATLDRPEVRNAIDQAMVDELHALCEMLEQSPRILILTGAGGVFASGADIAQLRDRTAADARKSINATVFDRVRRLPMPVIAAVDGYALGGGAELAYAADIRIGSDRVRFGNPETGLGIIAAAGATWRLPEIVGHARASELLLTGRVIDAAEAQRWGLISSVHGADDLLPAAHALADRIAANGARATELTKHMLLTPPDEHLGIVGDVQAELFDSAEKHERMTAFLERKKNR from the coding sequence ATGCCTGACGCCCGGGGAATCGAGAAACAGGCCGTGCGCGTCGAGGAACAGTACGACCGCGTGATCGCGACGCTCGACCGCCCCGAGGTGCGCAACGCGATCGACCAGGCGATGGTGGACGAGCTGCACGCGCTGTGCGAGATGCTCGAACAGTCCCCGCGCATCCTGATCCTCACCGGAGCCGGGGGCGTGTTCGCCTCGGGCGCCGATATCGCGCAGCTGCGCGACCGTACCGCCGCCGATGCCCGCAAGAGCATCAACGCGACCGTGTTCGATCGCGTCCGACGCCTTCCGATGCCGGTGATCGCCGCGGTCGACGGATACGCCCTGGGTGGGGGCGCCGAACTGGCATACGCCGCCGACATCCGCATCGGCTCCGACCGCGTGCGCTTCGGCAATCCGGAGACGGGGCTGGGCATCATCGCGGCGGCCGGTGCGACCTGGCGTCTGCCTGAGATCGTCGGCCATGCCCGCGCGAGCGAGCTGCTGCTGACCGGTCGGGTGATCGACGCCGCAGAGGCGCAGCGCTGGGGACTGATCTCCTCCGTACACGGCGCCGACGATCTGCTCCCCGCCGCGCACGCCCTGGCCGACCGCATCGCGGCGAATGGAGCCCGCGCCACGGAGCTCACCAAACACATGCTGCTCACGCCGCCCGACGAACATCTCGGGATCGTGGGCGACGTGCAGGCTGAGCTGTTCGACAGCGCAGAGAAGCACGAGAGGATGACCGCGTTCCTGGAGAGGAAGAAGAACCGATGA
- a CDS encoding thiolase family protein, with translation MSEAYLVAGTRTPVGRYGGALAGVRPDDLAALVVADAVARAGIPGDAVDEVILGAANQAGEDNRNVARMALLLAGLPDSVPGLTVNRLCASGMSAIALAATAVRAGDADLLVAGGVESMTRAPWVQAKPERAWAKPGATFDTSIGWRFANPRLTARDKATFSMPETAEEVARLDGITREDADAFALESHRRALSAIDAGRFAEEIVAVETARGRVDTDEGPRRETSLDALAGLRPVVAGGQVVTAGNSSSLNDGASAVVVASAEAVERHGLRPLARIVSAATAALAPEIMGLGPVPASEKALAKSGLTIGDIGAVELNEAFASQSLASIRRLGLDPAIVNADGGAIALGHPLGSSGSRLIVTLLGRLARENARYGLATMCVGVGQGTAMIVERLDA, from the coding sequence ATGTCCGAGGCTTACCTCGTCGCCGGCACACGCACCCCGGTGGGGCGCTACGGCGGCGCACTGGCCGGTGTCCGGCCCGATGATCTCGCCGCGCTCGTCGTGGCCGACGCCGTCGCCAGAGCGGGAATCCCCGGTGACGCGGTGGACGAGGTGATCCTCGGTGCCGCCAACCAGGCCGGCGAGGACAACCGCAACGTCGCCCGCATGGCCTTGCTGCTCGCCGGTCTCCCCGACTCCGTGCCCGGCCTCACCGTCAACCGCCTCTGTGCCTCCGGGATGTCGGCGATCGCGCTGGCCGCCACCGCGGTGCGCGCGGGCGACGCAGATCTGCTCGTCGCCGGCGGCGTCGAGTCGATGACCAGGGCGCCCTGGGTGCAGGCGAAACCGGAGCGCGCCTGGGCCAAGCCCGGGGCCACGTTCGACACCTCGATCGGGTGGCGCTTCGCGAACCCGCGACTGACCGCCCGCGACAAGGCCACCTTCTCGATGCCGGAGACCGCGGAGGAGGTCGCCCGTCTCGACGGGATCACCCGCGAGGATGCCGACGCCTTCGCGCTGGAGAGCCACCGCCGAGCACTCTCCGCGATCGATGCCGGACGTTTCGCGGAGGAGATCGTGGCGGTGGAGACGGCTCGTGGCCGGGTCGACACCGACGAGGGACCGCGGCGCGAGACCTCTCTCGACGCGCTCGCGGGCCTGCGTCCCGTGGTCGCCGGCGGCCAGGTGGTGACCGCGGGGAACTCCAGTTCCCTCAACGACGGCGCATCGGCGGTCGTCGTCGCCAGCGCGGAGGCCGTCGAGCGCCACGGGCTTCGCCCCCTCGCCCGGATCGTCTCGGCCGCGACCGCCGCCCTCGCCCCCGAGATCATGGGGCTGGGCCCTGTACCTGCATCCGAGAAGGCCCTCGCCAAGAGCGGGCTGACGATCGGCGACATCGGCGCGGTCGAGCTGAACGAGGCATTCGCGTCGCAGTCGCTGGCCAGCATCCGCCGCCTCGGCCTGGATCCCGCCATCGTGAACGCCGACGGCGGGGCGATCGCGCTCGGCCACCCGCTCGGCTCGAGCGGCTCGCGCCTGATCGTGACGCTGCTCGGACGCCTCGCCCGCGAGAACGCGCGCTACGGCCTCGCGACCATGTGCGTCGGCGTCGGCCAGGGTACGGCGATGATCGTGGAGCGGCTCGATGCCTGA
- a CDS encoding TetR/AcrR family transcriptional regulator — translation MAAYDDPPTPARRGRPGYDRDQVLTVAVTVFNEQGYDATSIADLAAKLGLTKSALYHHFESKSAILALALDDALDALEAVVDEAEAAHSEASERVRSIVRGAVRVLTAKLPSVTLLLRVRGNSDVELAALARRRVFDQRVTAIVREAQREGLIRDDISAAVATRLLFGMINSVVEWYRPGGAVDPAELGEDILRVTLDGLQSR, via the coding sequence ATGGCTGCATACGACGACCCGCCCACGCCCGCACGACGCGGGCGGCCGGGGTACGACCGCGATCAGGTGCTCACGGTCGCCGTCACGGTGTTCAACGAGCAGGGGTACGACGCCACATCGATCGCGGATCTCGCCGCGAAGCTCGGGCTGACCAAGTCCGCGCTCTATCACCACTTCGAGTCCAAGTCGGCGATCCTCGCCCTTGCGCTGGATGACGCGCTCGACGCGCTGGAGGCCGTGGTCGACGAGGCCGAGGCTGCGCACAGCGAGGCATCGGAACGGGTGCGGTCGATCGTGCGAGGCGCGGTGCGTGTGCTGACGGCGAAGCTCCCCTCGGTCACGCTGCTGCTGCGAGTGCGCGGCAACAGTGACGTCGAGCTGGCCGCGTTGGCCCGCCGTCGTGTGTTCGACCAGCGGGTGACCGCGATCGTGCGCGAGGCGCAGCGCGAGGGGCTCATCCGCGACGACATCTCGGCCGCTGTCGCCACCAGGCTCCTGTTCGGAATGATCAACTCGGTCGTCGAGTGGTACCGCCCCGGTGGTGCGGTGGACCCGGCGGAGCTCGGCGAAGACATCCTGCGCGTCACACTCGACGGGCTGCAGTCGCGGTGA
- a CDS encoding helix-turn-helix domain-containing protein, producing the protein MHDTTGSALADRVVIDTSAVASTERFEMWTDAVNRSFVPLRAWSADPETRALFDGRLIAQTLGPMSVSSVAGSAVRVSRTRSEIARDDPGHIKLGVQLRGHSTIIQDGRDAVLAPGDFALYDTTRPYSLDFDSSFRMLVVMFPIEALRIDRGRLRGLTASRFSGQSGSGAIASALLRAFDGALADGTLQNRLPLSDAVFDMVAAALGERLDSEGGVGEEARRRSLLARVELYIADHLGDAELSVSGVAAAHHVSVRYLQKLFEENSDTVSGWIRARRLDAARRDLGNVTQNEQQISAIGARWGFTDAASFARAFRQQFGVSPSEFRAHSAPEH; encoded by the coding sequence ATGCACGACACGACGGGTTCAGCCCTGGCCGATCGCGTCGTCATCGACACCAGCGCCGTCGCGTCGACCGAGCGGTTCGAGATGTGGACGGATGCCGTCAACCGCAGTTTCGTGCCGCTGCGCGCCTGGTCGGCCGACCCCGAGACGAGGGCCCTGTTCGACGGCCGCCTGATCGCCCAGACCCTCGGGCCGATGTCGGTCAGCAGCGTCGCCGGATCGGCCGTGCGCGTGAGCAGGACCCGCTCGGAGATCGCCCGCGACGACCCCGGACACATCAAGCTCGGCGTGCAGCTGCGCGGGCACAGCACGATCATCCAGGACGGGCGGGATGCGGTGCTCGCGCCAGGGGACTTCGCGCTGTACGACACCACGCGCCCGTACTCGCTCGATTTCGACTCGTCCTTCCGCATGCTCGTCGTGATGTTCCCGATCGAGGCGTTGCGCATCGATCGCGGCAGGCTCCGGGGTCTGACGGCCTCCCGATTCTCCGGGCAGAGCGGCTCTGGCGCGATCGCGTCGGCGCTGCTCCGCGCATTCGACGGCGCGCTCGCTGACGGCACCCTGCAGAACCGGCTGCCGCTTTCAGACGCCGTGTTCGACATGGTCGCCGCCGCGTTGGGCGAGCGACTCGACAGTGAGGGCGGTGTCGGCGAGGAGGCGCGGCGGCGTTCCCTGCTCGCCCGGGTCGAGCTCTACATCGCGGATCACCTCGGAGATGCCGAGCTCAGCGTCTCGGGGGTCGCTGCCGCGCACCATGTCTCGGTGCGCTACCTGCAGAAGCTGTTCGAGGAGAACAGCGACACCGTCAGCGGCTGGATCCGCGCGCGTCGTCTGGACGCCGCACGTCGTGACCTCGGCAACGTCACCCAGAACGAGCAGCAGATCTCCGCGATCGGTGCGCGCTGGGGCTTCACAGACGCCGCGTCCTTCGCCCGTGCGTTCCGCCAGCAGTTCGGCGTCTCGCCGAGCGAGTTCCGCGCCCATTCCGCCCCGGAGCACTGA
- a CDS encoding GMC family oxidoreductase: protein MTELTEVADYVVVGAGSAGSAIARRLVDAGRTVHVIEAGAPDVDPNIHSPQGWPALLMSGDDWAVMTTPQQHLGGRVLYWPRGKTLGGSSSLNGMIYMRGDRTDYDGWVEAGAEGWSWDEVQPYFRKSEDHADGADEHHGAGGPLHVERIPEDHRNPVAAAFVEAAIASGIPATDDFNRDTLDGAGFNHTTTKDGKRASAWQAFVAPILGNPALAVTTGALVHRVLVEDGVAVGVEYSLDGVVHVARANAEIVLSAGAIGSPAVLLRSGIGPRAHLDELGIAVVADLPGVGENLHDHLLVSVMYESIDPVPAGRWNLLESQLYARSSQVEGSAPDLQPLFIHVPYPTDGGAAPAQGYTIAAGIVRPYSRGTIRLASPDAAVPPLTDPNVFADERDLEAMVDAIELVRGVGAQEAFAPFRKAEFAPGSAVTTRDELRDFARRTVGTYHHQVGTCRMGVDEQAVVDPQLRVREVRGLRVADASVMPFVPSANTNAPSIMIGERAADFLLAAV, encoded by the coding sequence ATGACTGAGCTCACAGAGGTCGCCGACTACGTGGTCGTCGGCGCAGGTTCGGCCGGCAGCGCGATCGCGCGCCGGCTGGTGGATGCGGGCCGCACGGTCCACGTGATCGAGGCGGGCGCGCCGGATGTCGACCCGAACATCCACTCGCCGCAGGGATGGCCCGCGCTGCTGATGTCCGGCGACGACTGGGCGGTGATGACCACCCCGCAGCAGCATCTGGGAGGGCGGGTGCTGTACTGGCCCCGCGGCAAGACGCTGGGCGGATCGAGCTCGCTCAACGGCATGATCTACATGCGGGGCGACCGCACCGACTACGACGGCTGGGTCGAGGCCGGCGCCGAGGGCTGGTCGTGGGACGAGGTGCAGCCGTACTTCCGCAAGTCAGAGGATCATGCCGACGGCGCCGATGAGCACCACGGCGCTGGTGGACCGCTGCACGTCGAGCGCATCCCCGAGGATCACCGCAACCCGGTCGCCGCAGCGTTCGTGGAGGCCGCGATCGCGAGCGGCATCCCCGCCACCGACGACTTCAATCGTGACACCCTCGACGGTGCCGGGTTCAACCACACCACCACCAAGGACGGCAAGCGCGCCTCCGCCTGGCAGGCGTTCGTGGCCCCGATCCTCGGGAACCCCGCGCTCGCCGTCACCACCGGCGCCCTCGTGCATCGCGTGCTCGTCGAGGACGGCGTCGCCGTCGGGGTGGAGTACTCGCTGGACGGCGTCGTGCATGTGGCCAGGGCGAACGCCGAGATCGTGCTGAGCGCGGGTGCGATCGGCTCCCCGGCCGTGCTGCTGCGCTCGGGCATCGGACCGCGGGCGCATCTCGACGAGCTCGGTATCGCTGTCGTCGCCGACCTGCCAGGGGTGGGGGAGAACCTGCACGACCATCTGCTGGTGAGCGTGATGTACGAGTCGATCGACCCGGTGCCGGCCGGCCGCTGGAACCTGCTGGAGAGCCAGCTCTACGCGCGCTCCTCGCAGGTCGAGGGGTCGGCGCCCGACCTGCAGCCGCTCTTCATCCACGTGCCGTACCCCACGGACGGCGGTGCCGCTCCGGCGCAGGGTTACACGATCGCCGCGGGGATCGTGCGTCCGTACTCGCGCGGCACGATCCGTCTCGCCTCGCCGGACGCCGCTGTGCCGCCGTTGACCGATCCGAACGTGTTCGCCGATGAGCGCGACCTCGAGGCCATGGTCGATGCGATCGAGCTGGTGCGCGGGGTGGGCGCGCAGGAGGCGTTCGCGCCGTTCCGCAAGGCGGAGTTCGCGCCGGGTTCCGCGGTGACGACGCGTGATGAGCTGCGCGACTTCGCGCGGCGCACGGTCGGCACCTATCACCACCAGGTCGGCACATGCCGGATGGGTGTCGACGAGCAGGCGGTGGTCGATCCGCAGCTGCGCGTGCGCGAGGTGCGCGGACTCCGTGTCGCCGATGCGTCGGTGATGCCGTTCGTGCCGAGCGCCAACACGAACGCGCCGTCGATCATGATCGGCGAGCGAGCGGCGGATTTCCTGCTCGCCGCGGTCTGA
- a CDS encoding IclR family transcriptional regulator — protein sequence MIQAIDRAAKVLELLQGARHLGITDLAAALSLPPSTVHGIVKSLRAHGLVAKERGGQRYMLGPTLLRLSNVYLDTLDVRARAMRWTQELARRTSLPVRLGAPHFHEVLVIHHDLRPDDSQQMLETGVAIPAHASAMGKVLLAYDQDFQRSVFEQPLRSLTGDTITDVARLILELPAIAERGSASEMDEAVLGESSVAAPVADASNDIVAAVAVVMPTSHAPASDAVLNALRETARNISRELGATSWPPRVAPAED from the coding sequence GTGATCCAGGCCATCGACCGCGCCGCGAAGGTGCTCGAACTGCTGCAGGGCGCCCGCCACCTCGGCATCACCGATCTCGCGGCCGCGCTGAGCCTTCCGCCGTCGACCGTGCACGGCATCGTCAAGTCGCTCCGCGCGCACGGGCTCGTCGCCAAGGAGCGCGGTGGGCAGCGGTACATGCTCGGCCCCACGCTGCTGCGGCTCAGCAACGTCTACCTAGACACGCTCGACGTGCGCGCGAGGGCGATGCGCTGGACGCAGGAGCTCGCGCGACGCACCAGCCTGCCGGTACGACTCGGCGCACCGCACTTCCACGAGGTGCTCGTGATCCATCACGACCTGCGCCCCGACGACAGCCAGCAGATGCTGGAGACCGGCGTCGCGATCCCCGCACACGCCTCGGCGATGGGCAAGGTGCTGCTCGCCTACGACCAGGACTTCCAGCGGAGCGTGTTCGAACAGCCGCTGCGCAGCCTCACCGGCGACACCATCACCGACGTCGCACGACTCATCCTGGAACTGCCGGCGATCGCCGAACGCGGCAGCGCGAGCGAGATGGACGAGGCCGTGCTGGGCGAGTCCTCGGTCGCCGCTCCCGTCGCGGATGCCTCGAACGACATCGTCGCCGCGGTCGCCGTGGTGATGCCGACGTCGCACGCCCCCGCGTCGGATGCTGTGCTCAACGCGCTGCGCGAGACGGCGCGCAACATCTCCCGCGAACTCGGGGCGACATCGTGGCCGCCACGCGTGGCGCCCGCCGAGGACTGA
- the dhaK gene encoding dihydroxyacetone kinase subunit DhaK has protein sequence MKKLINAPEDVLVESLKGTALAHPELSVDLETHVITRAVPKAQGKVAVVSGGGSGHEPLHGGFVGPGMLDAAVAGEVFTSPTPDRVQAATKAVDRGAGVLHIVKNYTGDVLNFEMAAELAQMEGIEVGTVVVDDDVAVQDSLYTAGRRGVGLTVLLEKLVGAAAEEGQDLASVVALAQRINGQGRSMGMALTSCTVPAAGKPTFDLPDDQMEIGIGIHGEPGRHREPLAPASEIARQLVEPILGDLDFTGPAIVMVNGMGATPQIELYLMYGEVAALLEQAGVQIVRNLVGNYITSLDMAGCSVTVLKADDELLRLWDAPVNTPGLRWGA, from the coding sequence ATGAAGAAGCTCATCAACGCCCCGGAAGACGTGCTGGTCGAATCGCTGAAAGGCACAGCGCTCGCCCATCCCGAACTCTCGGTGGATCTCGAGACCCACGTGATCACCCGCGCCGTGCCCAAGGCGCAGGGCAAGGTCGCCGTGGTCTCCGGCGGAGGATCAGGCCACGAGCCGCTGCACGGCGGATTCGTCGGCCCCGGCATGCTGGACGCCGCCGTCGCCGGTGAAGTGTTCACCTCGCCGACCCCCGACCGTGTGCAGGCCGCCACCAAGGCTGTCGACCGCGGGGCCGGCGTGCTGCACATCGTCAAGAACTACACCGGAGACGTGCTCAACTTCGAGATGGCCGCCGAGCTCGCCCAGATGGAGGGCATCGAGGTGGGCACTGTCGTGGTCGATGACGACGTCGCCGTGCAGGACTCGCTCTACACGGCCGGTCGTCGCGGTGTCGGTCTCACCGTGCTGCTCGAGAAGCTCGTCGGTGCGGCCGCCGAAGAAGGACAGGATCTCGCCTCCGTCGTCGCCCTCGCGCAGCGGATCAACGGCCAGGGGCGGTCGATGGGTATGGCGCTCACCAGCTGCACAGTGCCGGCGGCGGGCAAGCCCACGTTCGACCTGCCGGATGACCAGATGGAGATCGGCATCGGCATCCACGGCGAGCCGGGGCGTCACCGCGAGCCACTTGCACCGGCATCCGAGATCGCCCGCCAGCTCGTCGAGCCGATCCTGGGCGACCTGGACTTCACGGGACCCGCGATCGTGATGGTCAACGGCATGGGCGCGACCCCGCAGATCGAGCTGTACCTCATGTACGGCGAGGTCGCAGCTCTTCTCGAGCAGGCCGGTGTGCAGATCGTGCGCAACCTGGTCGGCAACTACATCACCTCGCTCGACATGGCCGGATGCTCGGTGACGGTGCTGAAGGCGGATGACGAACTCCTGCGTCTGTGGGACGCGCCCGTGAACACCCCCGGACTTCGCTGGGGCGCCTGA
- the dhaL gene encoding dihydroxyacetone kinase subunit DhaL, producing the protein MTDTIGTTTLLDWITRFRDAVVEKRDWLTELDSAIGDADHGSNMARGMTAVVEKLDAGAPATADELLKGVGMTLVSSVGGASGPLYGTLFLRMGMTAGAVSELDAAGLAGALRAGLEGIVARGKAEAGDKTMFDAMSPAVDAFDAAIAGGADLASASRSAADAAAAGRDATLPLVARKGRASYLGERSAGHLDPGAASTAILFDTLAAAIAGSS; encoded by the coding sequence ATGACTGACACCATCGGAACCACCACCCTGCTCGACTGGATCACTCGCTTCCGTGACGCGGTGGTCGAGAAGCGGGACTGGCTCACCGAGCTCGACTCCGCGATCGGCGACGCGGACCACGGCTCGAACATGGCGCGCGGCATGACCGCCGTCGTCGAGAAGCTGGATGCGGGTGCGCCCGCCACCGCGGACGAACTGCTCAAAGGCGTCGGCATGACGCTAGTCAGCTCGGTCGGCGGCGCGAGCGGTCCGCTCTACGGCACGCTCTTCCTGCGGATGGGGATGACGGCGGGCGCGGTGAGTGAACTGGATGCGGCGGGCCTCGCCGGCGCGCTGCGGGCGGGGCTCGAGGGCATCGTCGCGCGCGGCAAGGCGGAAGCCGGGGACAAGACGATGTTCGACGCGATGTCTCCCGCGGTCGATGCCTTCGACGCTGCGATCGCCGGGGGAGCGGATCTCGCATCCGCTTCTCGCAGCGCTGCCGACGCCGCGGCGGCAGGGCGCGATGCGACCCTCCCGCTGGTCGCCCGCAAGGGCCGCGCCAGCTACTTGGGTGAGCGGAGCGCCGGCCACCTCGACCCGGGGGCGGCATCGACCGCGATCCTGTTCGACACGCTCGCCGCCGCGATCGCCGGCAGTTCCTGA